Within the Arachis duranensis cultivar V14167 chromosome 10, aradu.V14167.gnm2.J7QH, whole genome shotgun sequence genome, the region gggatgggatgactgtgaagagcttcaaactcacgattgttgggcgtagtgacagacgcaaaaggatcaccgGATCCTATTCAAGTataagtgagaaccgacagatgattagccatgtatatGGAtctttttcactgaaaggacgaatggtagccattaacaacggtgatccacaaacatacagcttgccagggaaggagccttgcatgcgtaaagaagaagacagtatgaaagcagagattcagaaaacaaagcatctccaaaactccaacacattctccattactgcataacaagtatttattttatgccctttttcctttcttcactgaacttgaaaaacactgttgttagtatcctaactaagaataataagataaacatagcttgcttcaaaccaacaatctccgtgggattcgacccttactcacataaggtattacttggacgacccagtgcacttgctggttagttgtgcggattgcaaattcgtgcaccatgtttttggcgccgttgccggggattgttcgagtttgaacaactaaaggtttattttatttcttagattaggaagattTTGGTAATTGGGTCAgagacttttattttctttccaaaaatattatttttctctattgatttttaatatctctttgagtctagtgtcttatcttaagtttggtgtcaattgcatgttatttttatttttatttttatttaaaattttcgttTTAGTGTctgtgttcttcattgatcttcaagttgttcttggttatttttcttgtttgatcttgagtttttcttgttttgtgtcttttcttgtttttcttgtgctttttcaaaacattaaccttcaaaaattatactttcatccacaaaaataatacatctttaaaatacattacatttttaactcagttggttatagcgttggcttatgttcttggcaattgggcaccagttcttttgaaaatctttttcaaaaaaaatttttcttgatttaatctgtgccaaactctaagtttggtgttttcttgttaagttttccttaattttcgaaaatttgtcttggttctctaaaaattttaagtttggtgttctttcttttgttcttggtgttcttgtgaatcttcaaggtgttcttgagttctcttgtgtcttgatcttaaaatttttaagtttggtgttccttggtgttttccctccaaaaattttcgaaaataaggagcactagatctaaaaattctaagtcttgagtcttttgtgtgtttttctctttcatcataaaattcaaaattcaaaaaaaaaaattcaaaattttctattttccaaTTAATTTTGAACTATTTTtcttcgaaatttttttttttaaattcagatttcaatttcaaattatttttcaattgcttttgtttcgtttttattttataaaaattaactttttttttagacAATAGCAACATACATAccatctcttttattccattatggaaTTAAGGGGGAATGAtcagtccaagaggactctggggtcatatgctaaccccactactgcttcatatgggagtagtatttgtataccatccattggagttagtagctttgagttgaatcctcagctcattatcatggtgcagcaaaactgccagtattctggtcttccacatgaagaacctacagagtttctggcacaatttctgcaaattgctgatacagtacatgataaggaagtagatcaggatgtctacagattattactgtttccatttgctgtaaaagatcaagctaagaggtggttaaataaccagcctaagaacagcataaaaacatggaaacagctgtcagaaaaattcatgaatcactatttccctccaaaaaggatgacacagctaaggctaagcatccaaggcttcaaacaaggagataatgaatccctttatgatgcctgggagagatacagagagatgctaagaaaatgcccctctgaaatgttttcagaatgggtgcaattagacatcttctattatgggcttacagaaaaagctcagatttctatagaccactcagctggtggatctatacatatgagaaaaacaattgaagaagctcaagagctcattgatacagttgccagaaatcagcatctgtacctaagcagtgaatcttccatgaaagaaaaagctaaaacagtaactgcaggactcagtccggtggatcaggctaatgaaattaatcaacaattggactttctaactcagcagctagccgaattcaaggaaatactacaggaaacaagaatggctaacaggaacatggaaatgcaattaaagcagacagaaaagcaactgtcaaaacaaataacagaagaatgccaagcagttcaattaagaagtgNNNNNNNNNNNNNNNNNNNNNNNNNNNNNNNNNNNNNNNNNNNNNNNNNNNNNNNNNNNNNNNNNNNNNNNNNNNNNNNNNNNNNNNNNNNNNNNNNNNNNNNNNNNNNNNNNNNNNNNNNNNNNNNNNNNNNNNNNNNNNNNNNNNNNNNNNNNNNNNNNNNNNNNNNNNNNNNNNNNNNNNNNNNNNNNNNNNNNNNNNNNNNNNNNNNNNNNNNNNNNNNNNNNNNNNNNNNNNNNNNNNNNNNNNNNNNNNNNNNNNNNNNNNNNNNNNNNNNNNNNNNNNNNNNNNNNNNNNNNNNNNNNNNNNNNNNNNNNNNNNNNNNNNNNNNNNNNNNNNNNNNNNNNNNNNNNNNNNNNNNNNNNNNNNNNNNNNNNNNNNNNNNNNNNNNNNNNNNNNNNNNNNNNNNNNNNNNNNNNNNNNNNNNNNNNNNNNNNNNNNNNNNNNNNNNNNNNNNNNNNNNNNNNNNNNNNNNNNNNNNNNNNNNNNNNNNNNNNNNNNNNNNNNNNNNNNNNNNNNNNNNNNNNNNNNNNNNNNNNNNNNNNNNNNNNNNNNNNNNNNNNNNNNNNNNNNNNNNNNNNNNNNNNNNNNNNNNNNNNNNNNNNNNNNNNNNNNNNNNNNNNNNNNNNNNNNNNNNNNNNNNNNNNNNNNNNNNNNNNNNNNNNNNNNNNNNNNNNNNNNNNNNNNNNNNNNNNNNNNNNNNNNNNNNNNNNNNNNNNNNNNNNNNNNNNNNNNNNNNNNNNNNNNNNNNNNNNNNNNNNNNNNNNNNNNNNNNNNNNNNNNNNNNNNNNNNNNNNNNNNNNNNNNNNNNNNNNNNNNNNNNNNNNNNNNNNNNNNNNNNNNNNNNNNNNNNNNNNNNNNNNNNNNNNNNNNNNNNNNNNNNNNNNNNNNNNNNNNNNNNNNNctttaccattcatagaccagatgctagaaagactagctggtcatgaatactactgcttcctggatggatattcaggttataatcagattgcagtagatccccaggatcaggagaaaacggccttcacatgtccatctggagtatttgcatacagaaggatgccatttggcctgtgcaatgcacctgcaacctttcagagatgcatgctctcaattttctctgatatggtgaaaaaatttctggaagtcttcatggatgacttttcagtatttggagaatCATTCAGCTCAtgccttaaccatttagcacttgttctgaaaagatgccaagagactaacctggttttaaactgggaaaaatgtcactttatggtgactgaaggaattgtccttgggcacaaaatttcgaacaagggcaTATAGGTGGAccaagctaaggtagaagtaattgaaaaattaccaccacctgctaatgttaaggcaatcagaagctttctgggacatgcagggtTCTATacgaggtttataaaagatttttcaaaaatcgccaaacctctgagcaacctgctagctgctgacacgccatttatctttgataaagagtgtctgcaggcatttgagactctgaaagctaaattggttactgcaccaatcatctctgcaccagactggacattaccatttgaattgatgtgtgatgccagtgaccatgccattggtgcagtgttgggacaaaggcatgacaaacttctgcacgtcatttactatgccagctgtgttctaaatgacgcacagaaaaactacacaaccacagaaaaagagttacttgcagtggtctatgccattgacaagtttagatccgaTCTAGTGATGGtatacgccattgacaaattcagatcctatttagtaggatcaaaagtgattgtgtatactgatcatgctgctcttaattatctactcacaaagcaggattcaaaacccaaactcatcagatgggtgctgcttctgcaagagtttgatatagaaataagagacagaaaagggacagaaaatcaagtagcagatcacctgtcccgaatagaaccagtggaaggggcgtccctccctctcactgagatctctgaaacctttccggatgagcaactgttTGCCATCcaagaagtgccatggtttgcagacattgcaaactacaaggcagtgagattcatacccaaagagtacagtaaggtgcaatcaaagaaattaatcacagatgcaaagtactatctttgggatgaaccatatctctttaagagatgtgcagacggagtaatccgtagatgtgtgcctaaagaagaagcNNNNNNNNNNNNNNNNNNNNNNNNNNNNNNNNNNNNNNNNNNNNNNNNNNNNNNNNNNNNNNNNNNNNNNNNNNNNNNNNNNNNNNNNNNNNNNNNNNNNNNNNNNNNNNNNNNNNNNNNNNNNNNNNNNNNNNNNNNNNNNNNNNNNNNNNNNNNNNNNNNNNNNNNNNNNNNNNNNNNNNNNNNNNNNNNNNNNNNNNNNNNNNNNNNNNNNNNNNNNNNNNNNNNNNNNNNNNNNNNNNNNNNNNNNNNNNNNNNNNNNNNNNNNNNNNNNNNNNNNNNNNNNNNNNNNNNNNNNNNNNNNNNNNNNNNNNNNNNNNNNNNNNNNNNNNNNNNNNNNNNNNNNNNNNNNNNNNNNNNNNNNNNNNNNNNNNNNNNNNNNNNNNNNNNNNNNNNNNNNNNNNNNNNNNNNNNNNNNNNNNNNNNNNNNNNNNNNNNNNNNNNNNNNNNNNNNNNNNNNNNNNNNNNNNNNNNNNNNNNNNNNNNNNNNNNNNNNNNNNNNNNNNNNNNNNNNNNNNNNNNNNNNNNNNNNNNNNNNNNNNNNNNNNNNNNNNNNNNNNNNNNNNNNNNNNNNNNNNNNNNNNNNNNNNNNNNNNNNNNNNNNNNNNNNNNNNNNNNNNNNNNNNNNNNNNNNNNNNNNNNNNNNNNNNNNNNNNNNNNNNNNNNNNNNNNNNNNNNNNNNNNNNNNNNNNNNNNNNNNNNNNNNNNNNNNNNNNNNNNNNNNNNNNNNNNNNNNNNNNNNNNNNNNNNNNNNNNNNNNNNNNNNNNNNNNNNNNNNNNNNNNNNNNNNNNNNNNNNNNNNNNNNNNNNNNNNNNNNNNNNNNNNNNNNNNNNNNNNNNNNNNNNNNNNNNNNNNNNNNNNNNNNNNNNNNNNNNNNNNNNNNNNNNNNNNNNNNNNNNNNNNNNNNNNNNNNNNNNNNNNNNNNNNNNNNNNNNNNNNNNNNNNNNNNNNNNNNNNNNNNNNNNNNNNNNNNNNNNNNNNNNNNNNNNNNNNNNNNNNNNNNNNNNNNNNNNNNNNNNNNNNNNNNNNNNNNNNNNNNNNNNNNNNNNNNNNNNNNNNNNNNNNNNNNNNNNNNNNNNNNNNNNNNNNNNNNNNNNNNNNNNNNNNNNNNNNNNNNNNNNNNNNNNNNNNNNNNNNNNNNNNNNNNNNNNNNNNNNNNNNNNNNNNNNNNNNNNNNNNNNNNNNNNNNNNNNNNNNNNNNNNNNNNNNNNNNNNNNNNNNNNNNNNNNNNNNNNNNNNNNNNNNNNNNNNNNNNNNNNNNNNNNNNNNNNNNNNNNNNNNNNNNNNNNNNNNNNNNNNNNNNNNNNNNNNNNNNNNNNNNNNNNNNNNNNNNNNNNNNNNNNNNNNNNNNNNNNNNNNNNNNNNNNNNNNNNNNNNNNNNNNNNNNNNNNNNNNNNNNNNNNNNNNNNNNNNNNNNNNNNNNNNNNNNNNNNNNNNNNNNNNNNNNNNNNNNNNNNNNNNNNNNNNNNNNNNNNNNNNNNNNNNNNNNNNNNNNNNNNNNNNNNNNNNNNNNNNNNNNNNNNNNNNNNNNNNNNNNNNNNNNNNNNNNNNNNNNNNNNNNNNNNNNNNNNNNNNNNNNNNNNNNNNNNNNNNNNNNNNNNNNNNNNNNNNNNNNNNNNNNNNNNNNNNNNNNNNNNNNNNNNNNNNNNNNNNNNNNNNNNNNNNNNNNNNNNNNNNNNNNNNNNNNNNNNNNNNNNNNNNNNNNNNNNNNNNNNNNNNNNNNNNNNNNNNNNNNNNNNNNNNNNNNNNNNNNNNNNNNNNNNNNNNNNNNNNNNNNNNNNNNNNNNNNNNNNNNNNNNNNNNNNNNNNNNNNNNNNNNNNNNNNNNNNNNNNNNNNNNNNNNNNNNNNNNNNNNNNNNNNNNNNNNNNNNNNNNNNNNNNNNNNNNNNNNNNNNNNNNNNNNNNNNNNNNNNNNNNNNNNNNNNNNNNNNNNNNNNNNNNNNNNNNNNNNNNNNNNNNNNNNNNNNNNNNNNNNNNNNNNNNNNNNNNNNNNNNNNNNNNNNNNNNNNNNNNNNNNNNNNNNNNNNNNNNNNNNNNNNNNNNNNNNNNNNNNNNNNNNNNNNNNNNNNNNNNNNNNNNNNNNNNNNNNNNNNNNNNNNNNNNNNNNNNNNNNNNNNNNNNNNNNNNNNNNNNNNNNNNNNNNNNNNNNNNNNNNNNNNNNNNNNNNNNNNNNNNNNNNNNNNNNNNNNNNNNNNNNNNNNNNNNNNNNNNNNNNNNNNNNNNNNNNNNNNNNNNNNNNNNNNNNNNNNNNNNNNNNNNNNNNNNNNNNNNNNNNNNNNNNNNNNNNNNNNNNNNNNNNNNNNNNNNNNNNNNNNNNNNNNNNNNNNNNNNNNNNNNNNNNNNNNNNNNNNNNNNNNNNNNNNNNNNNNNNNNNNNNNNNNNNNNNNNNNNNNNNNNNNNNNNNNNNNNNNNNNNNNNNNNNNNNNNNNNNNNNNNNNNNNNNNNNNNNNNNNNNNNNNNNNNNNNNNNNNNNNNNNNNNNNNNNNNNNNNNNNNNNNNNNNNNNNNNNNNNNNNNNNNNNNNNNNNNNNNNNNNNNNNNNNNNNNNNNNNNNNNNNNNNNNNNNNNNNNNNNNNNNNNNNNNNNNNNNNNNNNNNNNNNNNNNNNNNNNNNNNNNNNNNNNNNNNNNNNNNNNNNNNNNNNNNNNNNNNNNNNNNNNNNNNtcaataatactatctgaattctgagttcctaaggatgccaatcattctgaaaatttaaagatactgggagatgccaaaactgttcagagacaaaaagctacaagccccgctcatctaataagaatctgagcttcatttaaaactcgagaatattattacttctttatttctgttaaaacctattttatttatctagttgcttgaggacaagcaacagtttaagtttggtgttgtgatgagcggatattttgtacgctttttgggggtaatttcatgtagattttagcatgtttctgttagtttttagtaaaataatattatttttaggcaaaaatcatatttctggactttactatgagtttgtgtgtttttctgtgatttcaggtattttctggctgaaattgagggagctgagcaaaaatctgacttaggctgaaaaaggactgctgatgctgttggatcctgacctctctgcactcgaaatggattttctggagctacaggagtccaattgacgcgctctcaacggcgttggaaagtagacatctagggctttccagcaatacataatagtccatgctttgCGCAAGGATacacgacgtaacttggcgttaaacgccaagttcatgctgctgtctggagttaaacgccagaaaaacgtcatgatccggagttgaacgcccaaaacacgtcataacctggagtttaacgccaagaaaggcctctacacgtggaaagctttagtctcagccccagcacacaccaagtgggccccagaagtggatttctgcaccaattatattagtttattcattttctataacactaggttactagtttactatttaaacaacttttacagacatttcttgtacctcatgacattttcagatctgaattttatacactttgacagcatgagtctctaaactccattgttgggggtgaggagctctgcagcgtctcgatgatctaatacaattcctttgttttccattcaaacacgcttgatcttatctaagatgttcattcgcgcttaattatggagaaggtgatgatccgtgacactcatcaacttcctcaatccatgaacgtgtgtctgacaaccacctccgttctacatcagattgaatgaatatctcttagattccccaacagaatcttcgtggtataagccggattgatggcagcattcatgagaatccggaaagtctaaaccttgtccgtggtattccgagtaggattctgggattgaatgactgtgacattctccattactgcataacaagtatttattttatgcccttttttcctttcttcactgaacttgaaaaacactgttgttagtatcctaactaagaataataagataaacatagcttgcttcaaaccaacaatctccgtgggattcgacccttactcaagtaaggtattacttggacgacccagtgcacttgctggttagttgtgcggattgcaaattcgtgcaccacatAGCCAGGGTACTAGAGCGATGCACCAATACTAACCTTGTCTTGAATTTTGGAAAGTGCCACTTCATGGTGAAACAAGTCATAGTATTGGGTTATATTGTCTCCAAGGACAAAATCTCCGTCGACCCGGCTAAGATCGATGCCATTTcgagtttaccttacccctcttcgGTGAGGGAGATTCGTTCCTTTCTTGGTCATGCAGGCTTTTATCATCGGTTCATCATGGACTTTAGCAAAGTCGCCTTACCCCTCTCCTGCCTACTACAAAAGGACGTGAAATTTCATTTCGATGAAGATTGCAAAAAGGCTTCTGATAAGTTGAAGGAAGCACTAACAACAGCCCCTAATGTGCGAGGCCAAATTGGAATCAACCTTTTGAGATCATGTGTGACGCCTCGAATCACGCCGTAGGTGTCGCGCTAGCACAGCGCGATGGTAACGCTCCTTACACTATAGCATATGCATCAAAAACTTTGGATTTGGCTCAATCGAATTACACTACCACCGAAAAAGAGCTTTTAGCCATTGTTTTTGCTCTAGAGAAGTTTTGACCTTATTTGCTAGGGTCTAAAGTAGTGGTGTATTTGGACCATGCCACTTCGAAATATTTGCCAAAAAAGAAGGAGTCAAAGCCTAGGCTCATTAGGTGGATATTACTTTTGCAAGAATTTGACTTGGAGATCAAAGATAGAAGTGGGTCCCAAAATTCAGTAGTGGACCATCTGAGTCAGCTTAAACATTTAACTCCAGATCCAACTCCTATCAATGACTCATTTCCATTAGATACCTTGCAAGCAATATCCCAAAGCACTCATTGGTTTGCCCCGATTGCTAATTATTTGGTCGCTCGCATTTTTCCCCCACAATTTTCAAAGCATCAAAAAGATAAATTGAGAAGTGATGCTAAATACTATCTTTAGGATGATCCACATCTGTGGAGACGGGGACGGATCAAATAATTAGAAAGTGTGTGCCAGAATTTGAGTTCCAGTCTATCCTGTAATTTTGGCACTCCTCAGAGAGTGGGGGTCACTTTAGCCCGCAACAAACAGCGAGAAAGGTTTTGGACTGTGGATTATGGTGGCTCACATTATTTAAGGATGCCAACCAATTTTGCAAATCCTGTCATCAATGCTAGAATTCTAGAAATACCTCAAAAAGGGATGAGATTCCCCAACAACCGATGATTTTGTGTGAGATTTtcgatgtttggggcattgatttcatggggcCGTTTCTAAATTCCAACGGGTTTGTGTACATTTTGTTAGCGGTGGATTACGTCTCTAAATGGGtgaaagcaattcctacccattGTGATGACGCTAATACTGTAGcttcatttttgaaaaataacattatttgtAGATTTGGGTcgccacgagcaatcgtgagcgaccaaggaacccatTTTTGGAACAGGAAAATTGAGGCATTGATGAAAAAGTATGGGGTCGTTCATAAGGTTTCCACAGCCTATCACCCCCAAACCAATGGGCAAGCATAAATATCCAATAGGGAGATCAAAAGAATCCTAGAGAAAGTGATTAACCCACAGAGGAAGGACTGGAGTTCTAGATTGGGAAATGTATTATGGGCCTATAAGACCGCTTACAAGACCACAATTGGAATGAGCCCCTTCCGCATCATTTTTGGGAAACTCTACCATCTTCTGGTTGAGATCCAACATAGAGCCTATTGGGCGGTGAAGAATTGCAATCCAGACTTAAAAGGGGCGGGAATGGAACTTAAGCTCCAATTGGATGAATTAGAATGCCTTAGGTTGGAAGCATATGAAAATGCTCAATTCTACAAGGAAAAAGCTAAGGAATTCCATGATCAAAATATCAGGAGGAAGAACTTCAAGATTGGTGATGAAGTACTTGTGTACAATTCAAGGTTGCATTTGATGCCCGATAAATTGAGAAGTAG harbors:
- the LOC107470001 gene encoding uncharacterized mitochondrial protein AtMg00860-like, with the translated sequence MVKQVIVLGYIVSKDKISVDPAKIDAISSLPYPSSVREIRSFLGHAGFYHRFIMDFSKVALPLSCLLQKDVKFHFDEDCKKASDKLKEALTTAPNVRGQIGINLLRSCVTPRITP